From the genome of Carassius auratus strain Wakin chromosome 26, ASM336829v1, whole genome shotgun sequence, one region includes:
- the LOC113044709 gene encoding immunoglobulin-like domain-containing receptor 1, translated as MIVSALLLSLLTSGVLSIQVTLSETEKRTTLFASVTLRCDYSTSASLQNVVVTWRYKSFCKDPVLDYYSTAYQSALQLGRDPANDCVDSQRTVRTVAQKLGSNEAVLGNEYRDRKIYIQNKADLVIQDVMWWDNGMYFCAVEAPGDTGGDSDQEMKLIVYHWLTVLLIILGALMLVLLLCICCCQCCPQKCCCYVRCPCCPDTCCCPAKLVMQHRMMKEAQKAMTPWLNGQPMYAPMSNHSSLYQMNPMYPGSVSGKGGMTPVPLPPPHMAAMPPPSVYGNGGPQGPNPMLDYLENQMRGMDVSSPMLQPQPSIPQQHLPPAPQHMPQRVPFSAGPPSMLSALDDGPASRRAPPGSRGARSSGSSRHYPRPSVQRSYSQEDMLDTRIRPGAYPPRSHSRDDLLAAERRGPRRDDYPPAPRHGSWSSANDEDSRRGGTRGHYPPSYSEYEPGKKPGKRPEHFSDKSSRSGASIVI; from the exons ATGATCGTGTCTGCGCTGCTTCTGAGTCTCCTGACCTCAG GTGTTCTGTCCATCCAGGTCACTCTCTCGGAGACAGAAAAGCGCACGACTCTCTTCGCATCGGTCACCCTGCGCTGTGATTACTCCACCTCTGCTTCGCTGCAGAATGTGGTGGTCACTTGGAGATACAAGTCCTTCTGCAAAGACCCGGTTCTGGACTACTACTCCACAG CGTACCAGTCGGCTCTTCAGTTGGGTCGAGACCCTGCTAATGACTGCGTGGACTCACAGCGCACCGTCCGAACCGTGGCTCAGAAACTGGGATCCAACGAGGCAGTGCTGGGAAACGAGTACAGAGACCGCAAAATCTACATCCAGAACA AGGCTGATCTGGTCATTCAGGACGTGATGTGGTGGGATAACGGCATGTATTTCTGCGCTGTGGAAGCACCTGGAGACACAGGAGGAGATTCAGACCAAGAGATGAAACTCATCGTGTACC ATTGGCTGACGGTTCTCCTCATCATCCTCGGTGCGCTGATGCTCGTCCTCCTCTTGTGTATCTGCTGCTGTCAGTGCTGTCCGCAGAAGTGCTGCTGTTACGTGCGCTGCCCCTGCTGCCCAGACACCTGCTGCTGCCCCGCTAAAC tggtgaTGCAGCACAGGATGATGAAGGAGGCTCAGAAGGCCATGACTCCGTGGCTGAACGGACAGCCCATGTACGCCCCGATGAGTAACCACAGCTCCTTGTACCAGATGAACCCCATGTACCCAG GCTCAGTATCAGGCAAAGGTGGGATGACGCCTGTGCCGCTGCCTCCTCCACACATGGCAGCGATGCCTCCTCCAAGTGTTTACGGTAACGGTGGCCCCCAGGGGCCAAATCCGATGCTGGACTATCTGGAGAACCAGATGCGTGGCATGGACGTCTCCAGCCCGATGCTCCAGCCGCAGCCCTCCATCCCACAGCAGCACCTTCCTCCTGCTCCCCAACACATGCCCCAGCGCGTGCCCTTCTCCGCCGGGCCTCCCAGCATGCTCTCTGCTCTGGACGACGGCCCCGCCTCCCGCAGGGCCCCGCCCGGCTCTCGAGGAGCCCGCTCCAGCGGCTCGTCCCGACACTATCCTCGGCCGTCCGTCCAGCGCAGCTACAGTCAGGAGGACATGCTGGACACTCGTATCCGGCCCGGAGCGTACCCGCCCCGCTCTCACTCCAGAGACGACCTGCTGGCCGCGGAGCGCCGGGGCCCCAGACGAGACGATTACCCCCCCGCGCCCCGCCACGGCTCCTGGAGCTCAGCTAACGACGAGGACAGCAGACGCGGAGGCACTCGAGGACATTATCCTCCCAGCTACAGCGAGTACGAGCCGGGGAAGAAGCCTGGGAAGCGTCCTGAGCACTTCTCA gATAAGAGTTCTCGGAGCGGTGCCAGTATAGTCATCTGA
- the LOC113044708 gene encoding immunoglobulin-like domain-containing receptor 2 isoform X4: MALRTERCRALSLLRCWISLLGFTAVSVYEAVQVSVRDERRFAMLFQSVVLPCHYTSVSTQTPVIQWWYKSYCRDRSRDAFRFPDTLAVHGSELGSSVHLDCGDSGRTVRIVASGQGSSITLAEHYKDRDISIINKWVFVSAVLVGSLLVVLLVGVCWCQCCPHSCCCYVRCCCCPDTCCCPRHLYEAGKGIKSTPPTPVPMIPPYYIPGMPTMMPIAPPSLIDPNLSTAPSLENSGSVRSGLHLRSASDQSSLKVLQFVEKQLAQFNPSQTLSSSPDSCSVSELSSLHDVETDFRQTYRQVQKKALPAIPDLDDPADLRATDLSPVHEGRYSQQPQRRNHVADERLRWNPRSEHLQRKAFQERGRTGSVDELEEFAMAYMQRGRHGDNGNREDYYRERERERDHYPLYCSKVSPARRPPSPPPLPGKKRDTCDNGQAQRDPRERDQSRRDHRPDYNHTLLNTFLERKAKAVKSSASKAGQTEEDSETPSKNSSERSHSRTPNNQSPRQRTAEDNESLPPYTEKELERSRRAESGQQPFRYTRSGPGPEEQNRPRKVSTLLSRDSLVV, translated from the exons ATGGCTCTCAGGACAGAGCGGTGTAGAGCGCTGTCTCTCCTCCGATGCTGGATCTCGCTCTTGGGCTTCACAG CGGTGTCAGTGTATGAGGCCGTGCAGGTCTCAGTCCGTGACGAGCGACGCTTTGCAATGCTCTTCCAGTCGGTGGTTCTGCCGTGTCATTACACCAGCGTCTCCACTCAGACTCCAGTCATCCAGTGGTGGTACAAGTCTTACTGCCGCGATCGAAGCCGTGATGCCTTCCGCTTCCCCGACACGCTGGCGGTCCACGGCTCCGAGCTTGGCTCCTCCGTTCATCTGGACTGCGGGGACAGCGGCCGGACGGTGCGCATCGTGGCTTCTGGACAGGGCTCGTCCATCACCCTCGCTGAACACTACAAGGACCGGGATATTTCCATCATCAACA AGTGGGTGTTTGTGAGCGCTGTGCTCGTGGGCAGTCTCCTGGTCGTTCTGCTGGTGGGTGTTTGCTGGTGTCAGTGCTGTCCTCATTCGTGCTGCTGTTATGTGAGATGCTGCTGCTGTCCAGACACCTGCTGCTGCCCTCGACACT TGTATGAAGCAGGAAAGGGGATCAAGTCAACTCCGCCCACACCTGTGCCTATGATCCCTCCCTACTACATACCTGGGATGCCCACCATGATGCCCATCGCTCCGCCCTCCCTCATTGACCCCAACCTGTCCACTGCACCATCACTGGAGAACAGTGGCTCAG TGCGGAGTGGTCTCCATCTGCGGTCTGCGTCAGATCAGAGCTCTCTGAAGGTGCTGCAGTTCGTGGAGAAGCAGCTCGCTCAGTTTAACCCATCACAGACACTTAGCAGCAGTCCAGACT CCTGCAGTGTGTCCGAGCTGAGTTCGTTACATGATGTAGAAACGGACTTCCGCCAAACCTATCGACAAGTCCAGAAGAAGGCTCTACCAGCCATCCCTGATCTTGATGACCCCGCTGACCTCCGGGCCACAGATTTATCTCCGGTTCATGAAGGAAGATACTCACAACAGCCTCAGCGCAGGAACCACGTGGCAGATGAACGCCTCAG GTGGAACCCTCGCTCGGAGCACCTGCAGAGGAAGGCTTTCCAGGAGCGAGGACGGACTGGATCTGTGGATGAGCTGGAGGAGTTTGCGATGGCGTATATGCAGCGAGGACGTCACGGTGACAACGGAAACAGGGAGGACTACTACAGAGAACGAGAGCGAGAACGGGATCATTACCCACTTTACTGTTCCAAGGTCAGTCCAGCGAGACGCCCCCCCAGCCCTCCACCCTTACCTGGAAAGAAGCGGGACACTTGTGACAACGGTCAAGCCCAGCGGGATCCACGAGAGCGGGATCAGAGCAGAAGAGATCACAGGCCAGACTACAACCATACCCTTCTCAACACTTTTTTGGAACGTAAAGCTAAAGCTGTGAAGAGCAGCGCTTCAAAAGCAGGACAGACCGAAGAAGACTCGGAAACGCCTTCCAAAAACAGTAGTGAGCGTTCCCACAGCAGGACTCCCAATAACCAGTCCCCTCGGCAGCGGACGGCAGAGGACAACGAATCCCTGCCACCGTACACAGAGAAGGAGCTGGAGCGTTCCCGTAGAGCCGAGTCCGGACAACAGCCGTTCAGATACACACGCTCCGGTCCCGGGCCAGAGGAGCAGAACCGCCCTCGGAAAGTG AGCACTCTTCTGAGCAGAGACTCTCTCGTGGTTTGA
- the LOC113044708 gene encoding immunoglobulin-like domain-containing receptor 2 isoform X2, producing the protein MALRTERCRALSLLRCWISLLGFTAVSVYEAVQVSVRDERRFAMLFQSVVLPCHYTSVSTQTPVIQWWYKSYCRDRSRDAFRFPDTLAVHGSELGSSVHLDCGDSGRTVRIVASGQGSSITLAEHYKDRDISIINKADLRIGELQWGDSGVYYCKVVISDDLEGQNEAHVELLVLEWVFVSAVLVGSLLVVLLVGVCWCQCCPHSCCCYVRCCCCPDTCCCPRHLYEAGKGIKSTPPTPVPMIPPYYIPGMPTMMPIAPPSLIDPNLSTAPSLENSGSVRSGLHLRSASDQSSLKVLQFVEKQLAQFNPSQTLSSSPDSCSVSELSSLHDVETDFRQTYRQVQKKALPAIPDLDDPADLRATDLSPVHEGRYSQQPQRRNHVADERLRWNPRSEHLQRKAFQERGRTGSVDELEEFAMAYMQRGRHGDNGNREDYYRERERERDHYPLYCSKVSPARRPPSPPPLPGKKRDTCDNGQAQRDPRERDQSRRDHRPDYNHTLLNTFLERKAKAVKSSASKAGQTEEDSETPSKNSSERSHSRTPNNQSPRQRTAEDNESLPPYTEKELERSRRAESGQQPFRYTRSGPGPEEQNRPRKVSTLLSRDSLVV; encoded by the exons ATGGCTCTCAGGACAGAGCGGTGTAGAGCGCTGTCTCTCCTCCGATGCTGGATCTCGCTCTTGGGCTTCACAG CGGTGTCAGTGTATGAGGCCGTGCAGGTCTCAGTCCGTGACGAGCGACGCTTTGCAATGCTCTTCCAGTCGGTGGTTCTGCCGTGTCATTACACCAGCGTCTCCACTCAGACTCCAGTCATCCAGTGGTGGTACAAGTCTTACTGCCGCGATCGAAGCCGTGATGCCTTCCGCTTCCCCGACACGCTGGCGGTCCACGGCTCCGAGCTTGGCTCCTCCGTTCATCTGGACTGCGGGGACAGCGGCCGGACGGTGCGCATCGTGGCTTCTGGACAGGGCTCGTCCATCACCCTCGCTGAACACTACAAGGACCGGGATATTTCCATCATCAACA AGGCAGACCTGCGCATCGGTGAGCTGCAGTGGGGTGACAGTGGTGTTTACTACTGTAAAGTGGTGATTTCAGATGATTTGGAGGGACAGAATGAAGCACATGTGGAGCTGCTGGTGTTGG AGTGGGTGTTTGTGAGCGCTGTGCTCGTGGGCAGTCTCCTGGTCGTTCTGCTGGTGGGTGTTTGCTGGTGTCAGTGCTGTCCTCATTCGTGCTGCTGTTATGTGAGATGCTGCTGCTGTCCAGACACCTGCTGCTGCCCTCGACACT TGTATGAAGCAGGAAAGGGGATCAAGTCAACTCCGCCCACACCTGTGCCTATGATCCCTCCCTACTACATACCTGGGATGCCCACCATGATGCCCATCGCTCCGCCCTCCCTCATTGACCCCAACCTGTCCACTGCACCATCACTGGAGAACAGTGGCTCAG TGCGGAGTGGTCTCCATCTGCGGTCTGCGTCAGATCAGAGCTCTCTGAAGGTGCTGCAGTTCGTGGAGAAGCAGCTCGCTCAGTTTAACCCATCACAGACACTTAGCAGCAGTCCAGACT CCTGCAGTGTGTCCGAGCTGAGTTCGTTACATGATGTAGAAACGGACTTCCGCCAAACCTATCGACAAGTCCAGAAGAAGGCTCTACCAGCCATCCCTGATCTTGATGACCCCGCTGACCTCCGGGCCACAGATTTATCTCCGGTTCATGAAGGAAGATACTCACAACAGCCTCAGCGCAGGAACCACGTGGCAGATGAACGCCTCAG GTGGAACCCTCGCTCGGAGCACCTGCAGAGGAAGGCTTTCCAGGAGCGAGGACGGACTGGATCTGTGGATGAGCTGGAGGAGTTTGCGATGGCGTATATGCAGCGAGGACGTCACGGTGACAACGGAAACAGGGAGGACTACTACAGAGAACGAGAGCGAGAACGGGATCATTACCCACTTTACTGTTCCAAGGTCAGTCCAGCGAGACGCCCCCCCAGCCCTCCACCCTTACCTGGAAAGAAGCGGGACACTTGTGACAACGGTCAAGCCCAGCGGGATCCACGAGAGCGGGATCAGAGCAGAAGAGATCACAGGCCAGACTACAACCATACCCTTCTCAACACTTTTTTGGAACGTAAAGCTAAAGCTGTGAAGAGCAGCGCTTCAAAAGCAGGACAGACCGAAGAAGACTCGGAAACGCCTTCCAAAAACAGTAGTGAGCGTTCCCACAGCAGGACTCCCAATAACCAGTCCCCTCGGCAGCGGACGGCAGAGGACAACGAATCCCTGCCACCGTACACAGAGAAGGAGCTGGAGCGTTCCCGTAGAGCCGAGTCCGGACAACAGCCGTTCAGATACACACGCTCCGGTCCCGGGCCAGAGGAGCAGAACCGCCCTCGGAAAGTG AGCACTCTTCTGAGCAGAGACTCTCTCGTGGTTTGA
- the LOC113044708 gene encoding immunoglobulin-like domain-containing receptor 2 isoform X1: MALRTERCRALSLLRCWISLLGFTAVSVYEAVQVSVRDERRFAMLFQSVVLPCHYTSVSTQTPVIQWWYKSYCRDRSRDAFRFPDTLAVHGSELGSSVHLDCGDSGRTVRIVASGQGSSITLAEHYKDRDISIINKADLRIGELQWGDSGVYYCKVVISDDLEGQNEAHVELLVLGQTGLADGLLPGFNLEIVPEWVFVSAVLVGSLLVVLLVGVCWCQCCPHSCCCYVRCCCCPDTCCCPRHLYEAGKGIKSTPPTPVPMIPPYYIPGMPTMMPIAPPSLIDPNLSTAPSLENSGSVRSGLHLRSASDQSSLKVLQFVEKQLAQFNPSQTLSSSPDSCSVSELSSLHDVETDFRQTYRQVQKKALPAIPDLDDPADLRATDLSPVHEGRYSQQPQRRNHVADERLRWNPRSEHLQRKAFQERGRTGSVDELEEFAMAYMQRGRHGDNGNREDYYRERERERDHYPLYCSKVSPARRPPSPPPLPGKKRDTCDNGQAQRDPRERDQSRRDHRPDYNHTLLNTFLERKAKAVKSSASKAGQTEEDSETPSKNSSERSHSRTPNNQSPRQRTAEDNESLPPYTEKELERSRRAESGQQPFRYTRSGPGPEEQNRPRKVSTLLSRDSLVV; the protein is encoded by the exons ATGGCTCTCAGGACAGAGCGGTGTAGAGCGCTGTCTCTCCTCCGATGCTGGATCTCGCTCTTGGGCTTCACAG CGGTGTCAGTGTATGAGGCCGTGCAGGTCTCAGTCCGTGACGAGCGACGCTTTGCAATGCTCTTCCAGTCGGTGGTTCTGCCGTGTCATTACACCAGCGTCTCCACTCAGACTCCAGTCATCCAGTGGTGGTACAAGTCTTACTGCCGCGATCGAAGCCGTGATGCCTTCCGCTTCCCCGACACGCTGGCGGTCCACGGCTCCGAGCTTGGCTCCTCCGTTCATCTGGACTGCGGGGACAGCGGCCGGACGGTGCGCATCGTGGCTTCTGGACAGGGCTCGTCCATCACCCTCGCTGAACACTACAAGGACCGGGATATTTCCATCATCAACA AGGCAGACCTGCGCATCGGTGAGCTGCAGTGGGGTGACAGTGGTGTTTACTACTGTAAAGTGGTGATTTCAGATGATTTGGAGGGACAGAATGAAGCACATGTGGAGCTGCTGGTGTTGG gTCAGACAGGTTTGGCCGATGGTCTTCTGCCTGGGTTTAATCTGGAGATTGTTCCAG AGTGGGTGTTTGTGAGCGCTGTGCTCGTGGGCAGTCTCCTGGTCGTTCTGCTGGTGGGTGTTTGCTGGTGTCAGTGCTGTCCTCATTCGTGCTGCTGTTATGTGAGATGCTGCTGCTGTCCAGACACCTGCTGCTGCCCTCGACACT TGTATGAAGCAGGAAAGGGGATCAAGTCAACTCCGCCCACACCTGTGCCTATGATCCCTCCCTACTACATACCTGGGATGCCCACCATGATGCCCATCGCTCCGCCCTCCCTCATTGACCCCAACCTGTCCACTGCACCATCACTGGAGAACAGTGGCTCAG TGCGGAGTGGTCTCCATCTGCGGTCTGCGTCAGATCAGAGCTCTCTGAAGGTGCTGCAGTTCGTGGAGAAGCAGCTCGCTCAGTTTAACCCATCACAGACACTTAGCAGCAGTCCAGACT CCTGCAGTGTGTCCGAGCTGAGTTCGTTACATGATGTAGAAACGGACTTCCGCCAAACCTATCGACAAGTCCAGAAGAAGGCTCTACCAGCCATCCCTGATCTTGATGACCCCGCTGACCTCCGGGCCACAGATTTATCTCCGGTTCATGAAGGAAGATACTCACAACAGCCTCAGCGCAGGAACCACGTGGCAGATGAACGCCTCAG GTGGAACCCTCGCTCGGAGCACCTGCAGAGGAAGGCTTTCCAGGAGCGAGGACGGACTGGATCTGTGGATGAGCTGGAGGAGTTTGCGATGGCGTATATGCAGCGAGGACGTCACGGTGACAACGGAAACAGGGAGGACTACTACAGAGAACGAGAGCGAGAACGGGATCATTACCCACTTTACTGTTCCAAGGTCAGTCCAGCGAGACGCCCCCCCAGCCCTCCACCCTTACCTGGAAAGAAGCGGGACACTTGTGACAACGGTCAAGCCCAGCGGGATCCACGAGAGCGGGATCAGAGCAGAAGAGATCACAGGCCAGACTACAACCATACCCTTCTCAACACTTTTTTGGAACGTAAAGCTAAAGCTGTGAAGAGCAGCGCTTCAAAAGCAGGACAGACCGAAGAAGACTCGGAAACGCCTTCCAAAAACAGTAGTGAGCGTTCCCACAGCAGGACTCCCAATAACCAGTCCCCTCGGCAGCGGACGGCAGAGGACAACGAATCCCTGCCACCGTACACAGAGAAGGAGCTGGAGCGTTCCCGTAGAGCCGAGTCCGGACAACAGCCGTTCAGATACACACGCTCCGGTCCCGGGCCAGAGGAGCAGAACCGCCCTCGGAAAGTG AGCACTCTTCTGAGCAGAGACTCTCTCGTGGTTTGA
- the LOC113044708 gene encoding immunoglobulin-like domain-containing receptor 2 isoform X3, with product MALRTERCRALSLLRCWISLLGFTAVSVYEAVQVSVRDERRFAMLFQSVVLPCHYTSVSTQTPVIQWWYKSYCRDRSRDAFRFPDTLAVHGSELGSSVHLDCGDSGRTVRIVASGQGSSITLAEHYKDRDISIINKADLRIGELQWGDSGVYYCKVVISDDLEGQNEAHVELLVLGQTGLADGLLPGFNLEIVPEWVFVSAVLVGSLLVVLLVGVCWCQCCPHSCCCYVRCCCCPDTCCCPRHLYEAGKGIKSTPPTPVPMIPPYYIPGMPTMMPIAPPSLIDPNLSTAPSLENSGSACSVSELSSLHDVETDFRQTYRQVQKKALPAIPDLDDPADLRATDLSPVHEGRYSQQPQRRNHVADERLRWNPRSEHLQRKAFQERGRTGSVDELEEFAMAYMQRGRHGDNGNREDYYRERERERDHYPLYCSKVSPARRPPSPPPLPGKKRDTCDNGQAQRDPRERDQSRRDHRPDYNHTLLNTFLERKAKAVKSSASKAGQTEEDSETPSKNSSERSHSRTPNNQSPRQRTAEDNESLPPYTEKELERSRRAESGQQPFRYTRSGPGPEEQNRPRKVSTLLSRDSLVV from the exons ATGGCTCTCAGGACAGAGCGGTGTAGAGCGCTGTCTCTCCTCCGATGCTGGATCTCGCTCTTGGGCTTCACAG CGGTGTCAGTGTATGAGGCCGTGCAGGTCTCAGTCCGTGACGAGCGACGCTTTGCAATGCTCTTCCAGTCGGTGGTTCTGCCGTGTCATTACACCAGCGTCTCCACTCAGACTCCAGTCATCCAGTGGTGGTACAAGTCTTACTGCCGCGATCGAAGCCGTGATGCCTTCCGCTTCCCCGACACGCTGGCGGTCCACGGCTCCGAGCTTGGCTCCTCCGTTCATCTGGACTGCGGGGACAGCGGCCGGACGGTGCGCATCGTGGCTTCTGGACAGGGCTCGTCCATCACCCTCGCTGAACACTACAAGGACCGGGATATTTCCATCATCAACA AGGCAGACCTGCGCATCGGTGAGCTGCAGTGGGGTGACAGTGGTGTTTACTACTGTAAAGTGGTGATTTCAGATGATTTGGAGGGACAGAATGAAGCACATGTGGAGCTGCTGGTGTTGG gTCAGACAGGTTTGGCCGATGGTCTTCTGCCTGGGTTTAATCTGGAGATTGTTCCAG AGTGGGTGTTTGTGAGCGCTGTGCTCGTGGGCAGTCTCCTGGTCGTTCTGCTGGTGGGTGTTTGCTGGTGTCAGTGCTGTCCTCATTCGTGCTGCTGTTATGTGAGATGCTGCTGCTGTCCAGACACCTGCTGCTGCCCTCGACACT TGTATGAAGCAGGAAAGGGGATCAAGTCAACTCCGCCCACACCTGTGCCTATGATCCCTCCCTACTACATACCTGGGATGCCCACCATGATGCCCATCGCTCCGCCCTCCCTCATTGACCCCAACCTGTCCACTGCACCATCACTGGAGAACAGTGGCTCAG CCTGCAGTGTGTCCGAGCTGAGTTCGTTACATGATGTAGAAACGGACTTCCGCCAAACCTATCGACAAGTCCAGAAGAAGGCTCTACCAGCCATCCCTGATCTTGATGACCCCGCTGACCTCCGGGCCACAGATTTATCTCCGGTTCATGAAGGAAGATACTCACAACAGCCTCAGCGCAGGAACCACGTGGCAGATGAACGCCTCAG GTGGAACCCTCGCTCGGAGCACCTGCAGAGGAAGGCTTTCCAGGAGCGAGGACGGACTGGATCTGTGGATGAGCTGGAGGAGTTTGCGATGGCGTATATGCAGCGAGGACGTCACGGTGACAACGGAAACAGGGAGGACTACTACAGAGAACGAGAGCGAGAACGGGATCATTACCCACTTTACTGTTCCAAGGTCAGTCCAGCGAGACGCCCCCCCAGCCCTCCACCCTTACCTGGAAAGAAGCGGGACACTTGTGACAACGGTCAAGCCCAGCGGGATCCACGAGAGCGGGATCAGAGCAGAAGAGATCACAGGCCAGACTACAACCATACCCTTCTCAACACTTTTTTGGAACGTAAAGCTAAAGCTGTGAAGAGCAGCGCTTCAAAAGCAGGACAGACCGAAGAAGACTCGGAAACGCCTTCCAAAAACAGTAGTGAGCGTTCCCACAGCAGGACTCCCAATAACCAGTCCCCTCGGCAGCGGACGGCAGAGGACAACGAATCCCTGCCACCGTACACAGAGAAGGAGCTGGAGCGTTCCCGTAGAGCCGAGTCCGGACAACAGCCGTTCAGATACACACGCTCCGGTCCCGGGCCAGAGGAGCAGAACCGCCCTCGGAAAGTG AGCACTCTTCTGAGCAGAGACTCTCTCGTGGTTTGA
- the LOC113044708 gene encoding immunoglobulin-like domain-containing receptor 2 isoform X5: MALRTERCRALSLLRCWISLLGFTEADLRIGELQWGDSGVYYCKVVISDDLEGQNEAHVELLVLGQTGLADGLLPGFNLEIVPEWVFVSAVLVGSLLVVLLVGVCWCQCCPHSCCCYVRCCCCPDTCCCPRHLYEAGKGIKSTPPTPVPMIPPYYIPGMPTMMPIAPPSLIDPNLSTAPSLENSGSVRSGLHLRSASDQSSLKVLQFVEKQLAQFNPSQTLSSSPDSCSVSELSSLHDVETDFRQTYRQVQKKALPAIPDLDDPADLRATDLSPVHEGRYSQQPQRRNHVADERLRWNPRSEHLQRKAFQERGRTGSVDELEEFAMAYMQRGRHGDNGNREDYYRERERERDHYPLYCSKVSPARRPPSPPPLPGKKRDTCDNGQAQRDPRERDQSRRDHRPDYNHTLLNTFLERKAKAVKSSASKAGQTEEDSETPSKNSSERSHSRTPNNQSPRQRTAEDNESLPPYTEKELERSRRAESGQQPFRYTRSGPGPEEQNRPRKVSTLLSRDSLVV; this comes from the exons ATGGCTCTCAGGACAGAGCGGTGTAGAGCGCTGTCTCTCCTCCGATGCTGGATCTCGCTCTTGGGCTTCACAG AGGCAGACCTGCGCATCGGTGAGCTGCAGTGGGGTGACAGTGGTGTTTACTACTGTAAAGTGGTGATTTCAGATGATTTGGAGGGACAGAATGAAGCACATGTGGAGCTGCTGGTGTTGG gTCAGACAGGTTTGGCCGATGGTCTTCTGCCTGGGTTTAATCTGGAGATTGTTCCAG AGTGGGTGTTTGTGAGCGCTGTGCTCGTGGGCAGTCTCCTGGTCGTTCTGCTGGTGGGTGTTTGCTGGTGTCAGTGCTGTCCTCATTCGTGCTGCTGTTATGTGAGATGCTGCTGCTGTCCAGACACCTGCTGCTGCCCTCGACACT TGTATGAAGCAGGAAAGGGGATCAAGTCAACTCCGCCCACACCTGTGCCTATGATCCCTCCCTACTACATACCTGGGATGCCCACCATGATGCCCATCGCTCCGCCCTCCCTCATTGACCCCAACCTGTCCACTGCACCATCACTGGAGAACAGTGGCTCAG TGCGGAGTGGTCTCCATCTGCGGTCTGCGTCAGATCAGAGCTCTCTGAAGGTGCTGCAGTTCGTGGAGAAGCAGCTCGCTCAGTTTAACCCATCACAGACACTTAGCAGCAGTCCAGACT CCTGCAGTGTGTCCGAGCTGAGTTCGTTACATGATGTAGAAACGGACTTCCGCCAAACCTATCGACAAGTCCAGAAGAAGGCTCTACCAGCCATCCCTGATCTTGATGACCCCGCTGACCTCCGGGCCACAGATTTATCTCCGGTTCATGAAGGAAGATACTCACAACAGCCTCAGCGCAGGAACCACGTGGCAGATGAACGCCTCAG GTGGAACCCTCGCTCGGAGCACCTGCAGAGGAAGGCTTTCCAGGAGCGAGGACGGACTGGATCTGTGGATGAGCTGGAGGAGTTTGCGATGGCGTATATGCAGCGAGGACGTCACGGTGACAACGGAAACAGGGAGGACTACTACAGAGAACGAGAGCGAGAACGGGATCATTACCCACTTTACTGTTCCAAGGTCAGTCCAGCGAGACGCCCCCCCAGCCCTCCACCCTTACCTGGAAAGAAGCGGGACACTTGTGACAACGGTCAAGCCCAGCGGGATCCACGAGAGCGGGATCAGAGCAGAAGAGATCACAGGCCAGACTACAACCATACCCTTCTCAACACTTTTTTGGAACGTAAAGCTAAAGCTGTGAAGAGCAGCGCTTCAAAAGCAGGACAGACCGAAGAAGACTCGGAAACGCCTTCCAAAAACAGTAGTGAGCGTTCCCACAGCAGGACTCCCAATAACCAGTCCCCTCGGCAGCGGACGGCAGAGGACAACGAATCCCTGCCACCGTACACAGAGAAGGAGCTGGAGCGTTCCCGTAGAGCCGAGTCCGGACAACAGCCGTTCAGATACACACGCTCCGGTCCCGGGCCAGAGGAGCAGAACCGCCCTCGGAAAGTG AGCACTCTTCTGAGCAGAGACTCTCTCGTGGTTTGA